ATAACCGTTTGGCACCCAAGCCGCACAGTTTTCATTACAATATCTTCATGTTTTATCTCGACCTGGACGAGATAGACAGCCTTCATAAAAAAATGAAGTTCATGAGCCGGAACCGGTTCAACCTGTTCAACTTTCGCGATAAGGACCATTTGCAACTGCCTAAAGAAGATCCCGACCTTTCGAAAGACGTTCGCCGGCATATTACGGATTACCTTGGCACCAATGGTGTTGATATCGGCAATGGCCGTATCATGATATTAACCAACCTGTGCACTTTAGGATACCAGTTCAACCCGGTATCATTCTATTTCTGCTACGACGAAAGCGGGCAGCCCGTTTGTTCGGTTGTGGAGATCTGTAATACTTTTTTGGAGATGAAGCCTTTCTTTTTGGGGGCGGATACCAAAACAGGCGACCATTACAAACTGAATACCACCAAATATTTTTATGTGTCGCCGTTCATCGAAATGGATACCAATTTTGATTTCGACCTGCAAATACCAGGTGAAAAGTTACAGATAAGGATAGATGATTTTGATAAAGAGGGCATAAGATTTTTTATCAGTACGCTTAGCGGCGAGCGCAAACCATTGACTGATTCAAACCTGCTGGCTTACTTTTTAAGCTTCCCGCTTATCACTTTGAAAGTAATAACGCTGATACACTGGCAGGCGTTAAAACTTTGGCTCAAAAAAATTCCCTATCATAAAAAAGACGCGAATAAGGACCTGCAAAGGGAGGTTTACCGGCCATATAATTGAATTTTTGTTATCTTAGTAAAAACCGGCATATCAAAAACCTACGTAAATACATATAAACCAAACAACAGTATTTAAAATGCCCAATACCCTTACCCTCACAAAAAGGTACAGTTTATACCAGGATATTATCCTCAAGATCATGTCGCGGATGGATAAGGGCCGCATGCACCTTACCTTGCCCGATGGCGGGCGGATAGAGTTAGGCAGCGGCGAAGGAAATGTAT
Above is a window of Mucilaginibacter ginsenosidivorans DNA encoding:
- a CDS encoding DUF1365 domain-containing protein — translated: MNSCLYKARVMHNRLAPKPHSFHYNIFMFYLDLDEIDSLHKKMKFMSRNRFNLFNFRDKDHLQLPKEDPDLSKDVRRHITDYLGTNGVDIGNGRIMILTNLCTLGYQFNPVSFYFCYDESGQPVCSVVEICNTFLEMKPFFLGADTKTGDHYKLNTTKYFYVSPFIEMDTNFDFDLQIPGEKLQIRIDDFDKEGIRFFISTLSGERKPLTDSNLLAYFLSFPLITLKVITLIHWQALKLWLKKIPYHKKDANKDLQREVYRPYN